Within the Equus przewalskii isolate Varuska chromosome 1, EquPr2, whole genome shotgun sequence genome, the region gaaaacatttttatagtgAACATGGATATTTTACAGGGTAGTGTGCAAaagtcacatgaattttaagatgaAGAACAGTATTTCAAAGATTCTTATATTGGTTGTACAGCTTCCTGCTAGACTACTCCAGTAGCTGAGTTCACTTGGTGGCAGAGCTTGAGAGGCATGGCCGTTTTTCAGGGCCGTGCCCAGCTCggtgtttttgttcttttcctgtcTGTGTAGCAAGCATCCAGTGTTTGTGATGGAGGGGGAAGAGCAGTGTGCGGGGAGTCTAGGAATATGGATTCCGGTCTGGCTCTGTGCATGTCCATTGTATAAATAGCCtaattatattttgtgtgtgagtgaaATCTTTTTAACCACTAAAATCTCAGGACTCTGTGAAATACAGATCTGTCAGTCCTGGCATAGATGTGGAAGAAGGCATTCAGTTCTAGTAGAGTTAGATACACATTTAAGGAAGATGTCCTTAAAGCAGAGTCCCCTGCGAGTAGCAGGTATATCTCAAGGtaacagtttaaaaattatttcatgctATCAGTTATGGGATTTCTTTTATATTAGGCTTGTAAAATGCATGCTTTGGTTGTTTAATCTCTGCACTGTtcttgtgcgtgtgtgtatttcaGTGCAGATGGACGTTTTGAAGGGGCCAGTACGAAAACGGTCGTCAGGTATGATGGCACTGTCACCTGGACTCCTCCGGCAAACTACAAAAGTTCCTGCACCATAGATGTCACGTTTTTCCCCTTTGATCTCCAAAACTGTTCTATGAAATTTGGTTCTTGGACTTACGATGGATCACAGGTTGATATAATTTTAGAGGACCAAGATGTAGACAAGAGAGATTTTTTTGATAATGGAGAATGGGAAATTGTGAGTGCAACGggaagcaaaggaaacagaactGACAGCTGTTGCTGGTATCCTTACATCATGTACTCATTTGTAATTAAGCGTCTGCCTCTCTTTTATACCTTGTTCCTTATTATACCCTGTATTGGGCTCTCATTTTTAACCGTACTTGTCTTCTATCTTCCTTCAAATGAAGGTGAAAAGAtttctctctgcacctcagtaCTTGTTTCTTTGACTGTCTTCCTTCTGGTTATTGAAGAGATCATACCCTCATCTTCAAAAGTAATACCTCTGATTGGAGAGTATCTGGTGTTTACCATGATTTTTGTGACACTATCAATTATGGTGACTGTCTTTGCTATCAACCTTCATCATCGTTCTTCCTCAACACATAATGCTATGGCACCTTGGGTCCGCAAGATATTTCTTCAGAAGCTTCCAAAATTGCTTTGCATGAGAAGTCATGTAGATAGGTACTTGACTcagaaagaggaaactgagtgtgGTAGTGGACCAAAATCTTCTAGAAACACATTGGAAGCTGCGCTTGATTCTATTCGATATATTACAAGACACGTCATGAAGGAGAATAATGTCCGTGAGGTCTGTGACATGTTGTATTTACAGTTGCAGATCTGCTTGATTTGAAGTTTGGCAGAGTAAACCGCATGACCCTTCAGGCTAAGCATAGACTGGGGGCCAGAAACGTTGACACACTGTGCTATGCAAGATCTTTACTAAAAGTTTTCTCAGTTAAAACATCTGCAGAACAGGGCACCAACACAAATCTCACTTCTCCATTTCCCCCATTGGCATCTTGCATGACTTTAAAGAAAACTCAGCATTATGCTGACTGCTCTTTTATTCTAAGAAATAGGAATCCTGCCATACGCTTTTTGGCTTTGACATGATGAACTGTTTTAATCTTATCTTTGATAACTTTGTTTCTGAATTCTCTGGTAATCTGCAGGCACTACTGCATTATAATTGAtcaaaagtgattttatttatttattttttaaagattggcacctgggctaacaactgttgccaatctttttttttttcctgctttatctccccaaatcccccctgtacatagttgtgtatcttagttgcacgtccttctagttgtgggatgtgggtcgccgcctcaacgtggcctgacgagcggtgccatgtccgcgcccaggatccaaaccctgggccgccacagcggagcgcgcgaacttaaccactcagccacggagccagcccattttttttaagatttttaaaaacatttttcctttttctccccaaagccccccggtacacagttgtgcacttttagttgtgagtccttctagttgtggcatgtgggatgcctcctcagcgtgtcctgatgagtggtgccacatccgcgcccaggattcgaactggtgaaaccctgggcccctgaagcagagcgtgtgaacttaaccacacggccaggGGGCCGGTCCccaaaagtgattttattttttaaagaatgagccTAATATAGGCTTTATAAATATAGCCAAGgtatttttctagaataaatcTTTTTGTGGTAATAAAACTTACAAGAGAATGTTAGTGAAATTAAAAGCAGTAAGTTATTCTTATGTGTTATTATACATCAAAGTGTTGATATGAAGCTTAGTGGTAATGCTTAATATGCTTaatttgcttaaaaacaaaaatatgcttaaaactttattatagaaaaataactcACTGGCTCCTTATTTAAGGTTAATACTTAAAATGCAAGAATTGAACATGAATATGTTTTATTAATGTGATCATATTgaactgagttttcttttaaaacgTAAAATTTCAATCTTGtcacttttttatttctattgtgtaatatttttaaagctatgactatactaatattttcataattgaaTTTACTTTGGATAGTTccattaaaattatatgaattctatttctaaagattttttaaaattttatctcatttatttatttttttgaggaatattagccctgagctaacatccaccaccaatcctcctttttttgctgaggaagattggccctgagctaacatctgtgcccatcttcctctactttatatgtgggacgcctgccacagcatggcttgatgagctgagcgtaggtctgcacctgggacctgaactggcgaaccccaggccgccaaagtggagcatgcgaacttaaccactgcaccaccaggctggccccactaaagcttttttaaatggaaaaatttctagCAGGTGTGGTAAGCAGATGGAATAAATCTGGTTAAAAAATAGCCCTCCTTCCAGGAGACATTTGACATATCTTTCTAATAAAGTTAATGTTTGTGGATTTGTAAAGTTTCTATTTGGTAGTAGTATAATTAAGTCAGTTTATAAGGTCTGAAGCTATCAATGaagtctttttggtttttggtgtttttttgtttttttttttttgagaggaagattggccctgagttaacatctgttgccatctctcttttttttctccccaaagccccagtacatagttctatttCCTAGTTgaaagtcattctagttcttctatgtgggatgctaccacccCATGGCTTAATGAATGGTAcataggtctgggcccaggatccaaaccggtgaaccctgggctgccgaagcagagtgcacaaacttaaccactcagccacggggttgACACCCCCCTGCCAATGAGTCTTGAAAAATACAGATATGGTTAAATAATGATTTAGATTGAGATGGAATTTAATAAATGTCTGCAAAGTGTTTTACAGAAGGGTCAGGGCTCATCCCACTAGGGCCAGTAAATGGGTTTTATTTTCAGGGGAAAAATTTAGAAACAGAACTAGTAGCATGTCTACAACCCCCCAAAATTCTACATTATCCCACAACTTGGGGCACAGTCCTGTAGAAAACCCGGTGCTTCATAAAGGCAGGGGCTAGGGAGGCCCTTGGTGAAGGAAATGGCCTTGTGGACCAGGAGCCTCTGGTGCTCAGAGGCTGGTCTCAGCCTGCCCCTTCCTTGAGGTCACTCAGACCTGCTGAGCCAGCTCCTTGGTTATGCAACAGAAATGGGGAGGAAATGAGCTCCAGGCCAGcagatctgaactcatgaacttAGATTAAAATGGCCCCTAGGAAATCCAAAACTAAATAAACTCAGGTCAGAGTGGGGAAAGAAGATTAACATCTATCTAATACGTATTATTCTGAATCAACTTTTAATTGGGCATGCAATTAACCTCAGCCTggattctctttaaaaattaaaacgtGAACACTACTGGGCAAGGGTAAGGAACAGAAATAACTATATagtaagaataaaagaatttttaaaaatttattataaaatatccaAGTAGTATAaatattctagtttttatttaaaatctataaaaataagcCACTTGTAATATATTACAAGTAATATATTGCAATATATTACAAATCTATGTGTAAATTAACAAATTGTGTAGTGTCTTTGAAAGGTTGTGGCGGCTCTGTTACAGACCATCAGGGTAGTATGTGTCCCTGAGCAAGGTCACTTGGTGTTTTGAGGCAGCACTGGGAGGCCAAAACTGATTTGGCCTCTAATTCAGTGTATTAGATCTTAAAATAATTACACagtttaaaattatgtatttaatgtgtttttttcccaacAGGTTGTTGAAGATTGGAAATTCATAGCCCAGGTTCTTGATCGGATGTTTCTGTGGACTTTTCTTCTGGTTTCGATTGTTGGATCTCTTGGGCTTTTTGTTCCTGTTATTTATAAATGGGCAAATATAATAGTACCAATTCATATTGGAAATGCAAATAAGTGATACTTCCCAAGGGACTGGAGTAGGAATTTAATTACCAAAAGGCATATATCATATGGCACCTATAAaattatggaaatgtaaattgtgCTTAAAATTTGATACAAGCTTtaacagattaatggttgctaACATCAGTTTATTTTAATAGATTGCCCATTAGAACATCTACCTGCATGACTGAAGTAATAACTGATGGAATAACATTTGATCTTTTAAAACTAGCAGCAAAATATTATCTGAACTATACTAGTAAAAGTCTAATGTTTGTATCCTGACAAATAATACTAATTTGTAATCAACAGTGAAGTTCATCTTTTGATTGTACTGGAAAATTCCTGTTGTAtttgaaaactgattttaaaactttttctgcATTTGGTAAaggtacacattttaaaattctttcctgtATTCACTGGGTAACAGCTAATCTTTAGTGTAATATATACTCCTATTTAAATAAGCTCACTACTTAGAATGATAATGATTTAATGTGATGCTGCTTTTCTATAaccaccatttttaaaaaatgaaaatggggatTGGGAACTCCTTTAAGGCATACTTTATTCTTTGGATGCTTAAACTGAACAATTATtgtattaacattttggtgtgtgtgtaaggaagatttgccctgagctaacatccattgccaatcctcctcttttttcgcttgaggaagattagccctgagctaacatctgtgcccatcttcctctattttgtatgtgggatgcctccacagcatggccgatgagtagataggtccacacatgggatgtgaacctgcaaacccaagctgccaaagcagaacatatggaactttaaccactcagcctccgGGCTAGCCTCTGtattaactatttttatatcTTACTTTCCATTGTAAAAATCATGCAAGAGACAACCCCTGTGGACATGCAGCAGCATCTCCTTAACATTAATTTCAATCTCCTTGTCCACATTTTCTGCAATTAATAGAATCATCTTCTATATAAATCATGGTAGCATCCCTTTATCCTTGATTGTAGAAGAGCCCACTACAATTAAGTCAatcccatttttaaaacatgtctatGGATACTACTAAATCGTTCTGTGAGAAAACCATCTTCCAAGATTAAAGACAGTATTCTAACTAGGTATAAGCACATTGTTACACATCTGTAATGTTTCAGTTTTATCTCTTTCATTCCAACAATTACAGTACTTGAACCTTAGAGTTGCAAGGGCCTTTAGACATAATCTAGTTTTAGCCTATTACTACTTATTCAGCACAGTATCATGTATCACAGGTAAACAAGTTAAATTTCATCTCTCAATGCCCCTGATTCAGCCATGACCAGGAAGAAAACACTGATAGAAACCTTGCATTCAATTTAGAACTCTTAGCTCTTGAGAGAACAAATGCCTTATTTATTTACGGTAAGTAACCCAACTAAGTTCAAGTCAACACTCtttgggaggcagagagaatcctgctaatttgcattttattgtagGCAGGTATTTAATGCCATTTAATGAGTGAAAGTCTGATTTGATGAATTTAAATTGCCTTTAGCTATCTCAGCATGTATACATCCCTGATCCCCCTTATATCTCCATTACTGTTACTGAAAATTTCTATATGTAAACAAATTTTATAGAAACCTTCCTTTTGACTTATTGAAACATGAGTCAAAGTGGGCTGCAATTTTGTCAGTTTCATTTTTGCATAGGGAAAACATCAGAATGACTGGTGAGAAGATTAAAATGATCTCTTGTGAATCACCATCTCTTGCCAGTGGTTATTCAGATTCAGAAGTGTAGTATGGGATACTCTCTTATTAATAATTTGTCTGAAGAAGTGGTTCTCAAGTGGCAATTTTGCCTTTGAGgggaaatttaagaatttttggttgtcacaactggcaaGGGATGGGGTAATGTTACTGGCATATAGTTAGGGTGCTGCCAAAGACCCTACAGTGTACAGGACAGTCCCCAACACAGAATCATCTGgcaaaaatgtcaatagtgcaaAGGTTGGGAAACCCTGTTCTAAAGGTTCATTAACACTGTGTGACTAGGCATAATGTCTCACAGTATAATAATTTAGAATTATGCAAAATGAATAGTTGAGGCCCTCTGCAATGGAGGCATGGCCCTTAAACTCGTGAAAAACAGTAAAGAACAAGAAGTGCATTGTAAGAAATGGTAGTAGTGGGGTATAGCTGAAATAGTATAAAATTGCAAGGAGATTATGGGCTAAATAAGAAAAACCTTTGGGAAATCTGTTGTGATACTGAACCGAATGGATTTTCACATTTCTGAACAGCAAGTTTTTCTATCCAGTTATGTctcaaccactaaaaaaaaaaagagaaatagttttcATATTtagcctattctttttttttttttgaggaagattagccctgagctaacatctgctgccagtcctcctctttttgccgaggaagactggccctgagctaacatccgtgcccatcttcctctactttatatgtgggatgcctaccacagcatggcttgacaagcggcgagtaggtctgcacctgagatccaaactggcaaacccggggccactgaagcagaacatgcaaacttaacccctgtgccactgggccagcccctgtttagcCTCTTCTTAAAAGTTCCAGCACAGCATTCTAATCACTGTAGAGGAATTATATTTTGATACTTCTTTAGCTTACCAAAAAGGCTGGTTAAATGTTCATTTATCCATAATAATACTCATAATAAGTACTTGTGACATTTTTCTTGCATGAATCTTTTTTGACAAAAATCAAGACAACTGGATAATAAGTAAACCTTGAAATGCGAAAACAAAGCCAGTAGCTTGATGATAGAAAGCATGTTACTATTAAGAAAGagcctaaatgtaagacctaaaacaacaaaactcttggaagaaaacaggaCAAGCACTTTACAatactggatttggcaatgatttcttggatatgacacaaaGGCACAggtaatgaaagaaaaacaaattggacttcatgaaaattttaaaattttgtgtatcaaaagacactatcaacagtgaaaaggcaacccacagaatgggagaaaataattgcaaatcatatatctgataagggattaacatTTAGAATATGTAGAGAACTAAAACTGGGATCAGACGAGATCAGGTGCATTCAGGGTGGTAGGCCTTAGATGAGAACCCCaaaacttaacaacaaaaaaagaaacaacccaattcaaaagggacaaaggacttgaatagacatttctctgaagaagatgtataaatggccaataagcacacaaaaagatgctcaatattcattagggaaatacaaatcaaaactacagtaagataccacctcacacccattaggatggcaacaaaaaaaacagaaaatgtgttgATGAGGTTGTGTAAAAATTGAAACCCTTCTACACTGTtgttaggaatgtaaaatgggtaAGCCATGGtgtaaaacagtatggcagttcctcaaaaaattaaagacagaattaccagatgacccagcaattccacttctgggtatatacccaaaagaactgaaagcagggtctcaaagagataatttgtatacccatgttcatagcagcattatctacaatagctaaaacatggtagcaaaccaagtgtccattgatggatgaatggataagcaaaatgtatatacatacaaatggaatgttattcatccttaaaaaagaaggaaattctgacacatggcacaacatggatgaagcctgaggacactgtgctaagtgaaattagccagtcaCTGAAAGACAAAcgatgtatgattccatttatatgaggtacttagagtcaTCAATATCATGGAGACAgtataatggtggttgccaggggctagggggtgggAAGAatgggaattattgtttaatgagtatagagtttcagttttacaagatgaaaagagttatggggatggatggtggtaatggttgcacaacaatgtgaatgtatttaataccactgaactgtgcacttaaaaatggttaagatagtaaattttatggtaagtgtattttcccacaataaaaaataaaataaaaagagcccCTCCCCATGCACATGCACAAGTAAGCCTCAGGCAGACACACAGTTCAGGGCTTATGCATCATCCTTTGCCATCAAGGGTTGCAGAAACAATCCTGCTGTCCCCAATATGCAGACCAGGATGAAAACCCACAGAAAAATACGATCAATCACCATGGCAACATACTTCCAATCGTCTTGAatctgaaagacaaaacaaaaatcatgaaagaggaaacaaagcGTTAAGGAAAAGGCAGAGTGAGCACATTTtaaatactgaatatttaataaatatgttgcAGTAGCAGAAGAAACCATTCTGCCACAATATTtaagaaagcttttttttctaattgatgTAGTCTGAGGAAATCTACCTTTCTCAAGTTTCTCTTTATGCACTagagaaataagtataaaatatttgttattttaaatcagaaatttCTTAATGTATACTTCACCTAATTTTTTCTAAACTGCATTACAATTTATAAAGTTAGTAAAACCAGTTACTTGACTTGCGCCTCTGTGGGAGGATTCTGGGCCTTTGTTAGAATAGTTAATACAATCCAACATCATTTACCATTGTTTCAAAGTACTAGTTCTTATCCAGTTTTAGATACTAATTTCCTTTTAACGTCtgttccaaaaatgaaataagtaCATCAGGGCAAGGCCTTCAtcactctttctctcccactgcccCACCTCCACAATACCCAGCTAACAAATATCTTCAGTTAGAAGGCCAAAGTACCATGGAATTCTGTACAGTTATAGAACAGGTTGGATATCAGAACCAATTGCTGACAATGAAgtaaaagatggaagaaagagcAAGACTAATTATATATAACACAGCTTCAGTTTAGGTTTGAAATAGGAAAGAGAATTGTATGTTAGTTATACTCCTAGACAACACAGAAAGCAAGGAGGCCATAATTGaattgagaaagagagaatccATGAATCAACTGATTTTGAGGAAATAATCACATAATAAAGGGCAGCATGTGATTTAGTAATTTAATTAAGTACGCTGAAATGGGGTTGGGAGACAAGGATTTTATTTTGCCATTA harbors:
- the CHRNA5 gene encoding neuronal acetylcholine receptor subunit alpha-5 isoform X1 yields the protein MVVITGIQCLAQGHPADAGPACNVSLRPWASRDSELRGGNLLLSGVEAWPGLAEPSFVAKHEDSLFKNLFQDYERWVRPVEHLNDKIKIKFGLAISQLVDVDEKNQLMTTNVWLKQEWIDVKLRWNPDDYGGIKIIRVPSDSLWTPDIVLFDNADGRFEGASTKTVVRYDGTVTWTPPANYKSSCTIDVTFFPFDLQNCSMKFGSWTYDGSQVDIILEDQDVDKRDFFDNGEWEIVSATGSKGNRTDSCCWYPYIMYSFVIKRLPLFYTLFLIIPCIGLSFLTVLVFYLPSNEGEKISLCTSVLVSLTVFLLVIEEIIPSSSKVIPLIGEYLVFTMIFVTLSIMVTVFAINLHHRSSSTHNAMAPWVRKIFLQKLPKLLCMRSHVDRYLTQKEETECGSGPKSSRNTLEAALDSIRYITRHVMKENNVREVVEDWKFIAQVLDRMFLWTFLLVSIVGSLGLFVPVIYKWANIIVPIHIGNANK
- the CHRNA5 gene encoding neuronal acetylcholine receptor subunit alpha-5 isoform X2, with translation MAARESGPAVLFLASRPLRLLLLLPLVAGRWGPAGAGGAAPGGLAEPSFVAKHEDSLFKNLFQDYERWVRPVEHLNDKIKIKFGLAISQLVDVDEKNQLMTTNVWLKQEWIDVKLRWNPDDYGGIKIIRVPSDSLWTPDIVLFDNADGRFEGASTKTVVRYDGTVTWTPPANYKSSCTIDVTFFPFDLQNCSMKFGSWTYDGSQVDIILEDQDVDKRDFFDNGEWEIVSATGSKGNRTDSCCWYPYIMYSFVIKRLPLFYTLFLIIPCIGLSFLTVLVFYLPSNEGEKISLCTSVLVSLTVFLLVIEEIIPSSSKVIPLIGEYLVFTMIFVTLSIMVTVFAINLHHRSSSTHNAMAPWVRKIFLQKLPKLLCMRSHVDRYLTQKEETECGSGPKSSRNTLEAALDSIRYITRHVMKENNVREVVEDWKFIAQVLDRMFLWTFLLVSIVGSLGLFVPVIYKWANIIVPIHIGNANK
- the CHRNA5 gene encoding neuronal acetylcholine receptor subunit alpha-5 isoform X5, whose protein sequence is MTTNVWLKQEWIDVKLRWNPDDYGGIKIIRVPSDSLWTPDIVLFDNADGRFEGASTKTVVRYDGTVTWTPPANYKSSCTIDVTFFPFDLQNCSMKFGSWTYDGSQVDIILEDQDVDKRDFFDNGEWEIVSATGSKGNRTDSCCWYPYIMYSFVIKRLPLFYTLFLIIPCIGLSFLTVLVFYLPSNEGEKISLCTSVLVSLTVFLLVIEEIIPSSSKVIPLIGEYLVFTMIFVTLSIMVTVFAINLHHRSSSTHNAMAPWVRKIFLQKLPKLLCMRSHVDRYLTQKEETECGSGPKSSRNTLEAALDSIRYITRHVMKENNVREVVEDWKFIAQVLDRMFLWTFLLVSIVGSLGLFVPVIYKWANIIVPIHIGNANK
- the CHRNA5 gene encoding neuronal acetylcholine receptor subunit alpha-5 isoform X3, producing MPLLLSRAFLGGFGWAACIVTFFPGLAEPSFVAKHEDSLFKNLFQDYERWVRPVEHLNDKIKIKFGLAISQLVDVDEKNQLMTTNVWLKQEWIDVKLRWNPDDYGGIKIIRVPSDSLWTPDIVLFDNADGRFEGASTKTVVRYDGTVTWTPPANYKSSCTIDVTFFPFDLQNCSMKFGSWTYDGSQVDIILEDQDVDKRDFFDNGEWEIVSATGSKGNRTDSCCWYPYIMYSFVIKRLPLFYTLFLIIPCIGLSFLTVLVFYLPSNEGEKISLCTSVLVSLTVFLLVIEEIIPSSSKVIPLIGEYLVFTMIFVTLSIMVTVFAINLHHRSSSTHNAMAPWVRKIFLQKLPKLLCMRSHVDRYLTQKEETECGSGPKSSRNTLEAALDSIRYITRHVMKENNVREVVEDWKFIAQVLDRMFLWTFLLVSIVGSLGLFVPVIYKWANIIVPIHIGNANK
- the CHRNA5 gene encoding neuronal acetylcholine receptor subunit alpha-5 isoform X4, which codes for MTSNSHSPGLAEPSFVAKHEDSLFKNLFQDYERWVRPVEHLNDKIKIKFGLAISQLVDVDEKNQLMTTNVWLKQEWIDVKLRWNPDDYGGIKIIRVPSDSLWTPDIVLFDNADGRFEGASTKTVVRYDGTVTWTPPANYKSSCTIDVTFFPFDLQNCSMKFGSWTYDGSQVDIILEDQDVDKRDFFDNGEWEIVSATGSKGNRTDSCCWYPYIMYSFVIKRLPLFYTLFLIIPCIGLSFLTVLVFYLPSNEGEKISLCTSVLVSLTVFLLVIEEIIPSSSKVIPLIGEYLVFTMIFVTLSIMVTVFAINLHHRSSSTHNAMAPWVRKIFLQKLPKLLCMRSHVDRYLTQKEETECGSGPKSSRNTLEAALDSIRYITRHVMKENNVREVVEDWKFIAQVLDRMFLWTFLLVSIVGSLGLFVPVIYKWANIIVPIHIGNANK